One part of the Lotus japonicus ecotype B-129 chromosome 2, LjGifu_v1.2 genome encodes these proteins:
- the LOC130741269 gene encoding zinc finger CCCH domain-containing protein 46-like, which produces MGSFEATNVVLSRIKNIEPENASKIMGYLLMNLEDSELLRLACSPDPVLHTIIPRVKTHLGLTLTPSSPSTAARPISTTNNNPFNPFSKVSPRIPTPTNGFDFSRNPFSLSGLPKNHPISPTSSSLLSYENIRAASSFQPRVNNGDVDLVDEQQVNEFFPFLNEPSNNDDAFDPHLEPGIGGPNWHSVNNGDAHFHRRSFSASDACFGCEEGGGGGGSGIGFKPCLYFARGFCKNGSNCKFVHVALPDTPDASAIVGSPGELMRREELLRFKVAQHQRLLAASQLVAGTSPSSHDKYIDFLMQQQNDPQRVAAAASAFNMGEEFCNFSRGRMERNDFLAMFSGEKTNSASRQIYLTFPAESTFKDEDVSEYFSKFGPVQDVRIPYQQKRMFGFVTFVYPETVRLILSKGNPHFICDSRVLVKPYKEKGKVPDKRQQHQQQQLERGDFFPLSPSAFDSKEPYDFHLGQRVLYNPHDILLRRKYEEEAELQQALEFQERRMKSLQLSDLKNNPIHHQRSFSVGAPFAFPHPLSSHVISAGLSSDIGDITGYSGGLTSTNSLETASEQQQPQKEVDPACIDDTEGENIKDSLNAEVTDLSKSVEQALPDSLFASPTKAAGDYMSDFSTLTEVKESAEFSTSSSTRNNLESTTASSDVASC; this is translated from the exons ATGGGTTCTTTTGAAGCCACCAATGTGGTCCTCTCAAGAATCAAAAACATTGAACCTGAAAACGCTTCCAAAATCATGGGTTATCTCCTCATGAACCTTGAAGACTCTGAACTCTTGCGTTTAGCTTGTAGCCCTGACCCTGTTTTGCACACCATCATTCCCAGGGTTAAGACCCACCTCGGTTTAACCTTAACCCCTTCCTCTCCCTCCACCGCCGCAAGACCCATTTctaccaccaacaacaacccaTTCAACCCGTTTTCAAAGGTTTCCCCTAGAATCCCCACCCCCACCAATGGCTTTGACTTCTCCAGAAACCCGTTTTCACTCTCTGGGTTACCCAAAAACCACCCCATTAGTCCAACTTCGAGTTCTCTACTCTCCTATGAGAACATCCGTGCTGCTTCTTCGTTTCAACCCCGTGTCAACAACGGTGATGTTGATCTTGTTGATGAGCAGCAAGTGAATGAGTTCTTCCCGTTTCTCAATGAACCCTCTAACAACGATGATGCGTTCGATCCACATCTTGAACCGGGTATTGGGGGGCCCAATTGGCATTCTGTCAACAATGGTGATGCTCATTTTCACAGAAGGAGCTTCTCTGCTAGTGATGCTTGTTTTGGGTGTGAGgaaggtggtggcggcggtggttcAGGAATTGGTTTTAAGCCATGCCTTTACTTTGCAAGAGGGTTCTGTAAAAATGGCTCCAATTGCAAGTTCGTTCATGTTGCTTTGCCTGATACACCAGATGCTAGTGCCATTGTTGGTTCCCCGGGAGAGCTGATGAGGCGTGAGGAGCTTTTGAGGTTCAAGGTTGCTCAGCATCAAAGATTGTTGGCTGCATCGCAGTTAGTGGCTGGAACTTCACCATCCTCACATGACAAGTACATTGATTTTTTGATGCAGCAGCAAAATGATCCCCAAAG AGTGGCTGCTGCTGCATCAGCTTTCAATATGGGCGAGGAATTTTGTAACTTTAGCCGGGGAAGGATGGAAAGGAATGACTTTCTAGCAATGTTTTCGGGGGAAAAGACCAATTCCGCGTCGCGACAGATTTATTTGACATTTCCCGCTGAAAGCACATTCAAAGATGAGGATGTTTCTGAGTACTTCAG CAAATTTGGACCTGTACAAGATGTGAGAATTCCTTACCAGCAAAAGCGTATGTTTGGGTTTGTTACCTTCGTCTATCCAGAGACAGTTAGGCTGATTTTATCCAAAGGGAATCCTCATTTTATCTGTGATTCTCGTGTACTTGTCAAACCCTACAAGGAGAAGGGAAAAGTTCCTGATAA AAGACAACAGCATCAACAACAGCAATTAGAGAGGGGAGATTTTTTTCCTCTAAGTCCCTCTGCGTTTGACTCGAAAGAGCCTTATGATTTCCATCTTG GACAAAGAGTGTTATATAATCCACATGATATCTTATTGAGGCGAAAATATGAGGAGGAGGCTGAATTGCAGCAAGCGCTTGAATTCCAAGAAAGAAGGATGAAGAGTCTGCAGCTTTCAGACTTGAAGAATAATCCCATTCACCATCAACGCAGCTTCTCCGTTGGTGCTCCGTTTGCCTTTCCCCATCCACTTTCTAGTCATGTTATCAGTGCAGGCCTTTCTTCTGATATAGGAGATATTACAG GATACAGTGGCGGCCTCACTTCTACCAATTCTTTAGAAACTGCTTCTGAGCAGCAGCAGCCACAAAAAGAAGTTGATCCAGCTTGCATTGATGATACTGAGGGTGAGAATATCAAGGATAGTCTGAATGCAGAAGTCACAGATCTCAGTAAGAG TGTGGAGCAGGCCCTTCCTGATAGTCTCTTTGCTTCACCAACAAAAGCAGCTGGAGATTATATGTCTGACTTCTCTACATTGACAGAGGTCAAGGAGAGTGCTGAATTTTCTACTAGCTCATCTACTCGTAACAATTTAGAATCAACAACCGCTTCTAGTGATGTGGCTTCCTGTTAG
- the LOC130737325 gene encoding uncharacterized protein LOC130737325, protein MTNDVISENSGQGANQNGQEHTQFNTLGMTMPLIQSGSLNLFPSNSTTDIDLQSIRQQIDESRYNMVSMLTQQMSTMLNPLIQNTQHLTRQLCRIADVFGAPPLNQAFHQVPDYGQSVPLSFTQHEVQNFSQNEPQNLSQDQNFGPNEVLNGQENSVEKQPHNFDQNLDNNVLVNRNQNDYGGPQNVANAVEEVLNHHGFNVGYVNRPNFTSPFSEVVLQAELPRGGNVPKVTKFSGDTGESTVEHIARYQLEICDLANNELLKMKYFPSSLTKNAFTWFTTLPPNSIHNWNELEMAFHE, encoded by the coding sequence ATGACAAATGATGTCATTTCTGAAAATTCTGGGCAAGGAGCAAATCAAAATGGTCAAGAACATACACAGTTCAACACATTGGGAATGACCATGCCTTTGATTCAAAGTGGTTCATTGAATTTATTTCCATCAAATTCAACCACTGATATTGATTTACAATCAATTAGGCAACAAATTGATGAAAGTAGGTACAATATGGTGAGCATGTTGACACAACAGATGTCAACTATGCTTAATCCTCTCATTCAAAATACTCAACACTTGACTCGACAATTGTGTCGAATTGCTGATGTTTTTGGAGCACCGCCTTTGAACCAAGCGTTCCATCAAGTTCCTGATTATGGTCAAAGTGTGCCTCTAAGTTTTACTCAACATGAAGTTCAGAATTTTAGTCAAAATGAGCCTCAAAATTTGTCTCAAGATCAGAATTTTGGTCCAAACGAAGTTCTGAATGGACAAGAAAATTCAGTCGAAAAGCAGCCACATAATTTTGATCAGAATTTAGACAACAATGTCTTAGTTAATCGAAATCAAAATGATTATGGGGGGCCACAAAATGTGGCCAATGCTGTCGAAGAAGTTCTAAATCATCATGGTTTCAATGTTGGATATGTCAATCGTCCAAATTTcacgtctccgttttctgaagTAGTTCTTCAAGCAGAACTTCCAAGGGGAGGAAATGTTCCAAAAGTTACTAAATTTTCAGGAGACACAGGTGAATCAACTGTTGAGCATATTGCAAGGTATCAACTTGAAATTTGTGATCTTGCTAACAATGAACtgttgaaaatgaaatattttccaaGTTCCTTGACGAAAAATGCTTTCACTTGGTTTACTACTCTACCTCCTAATTCGATCCATAATTGGAATGAATTGGAGATGGCTTTTCATGAATAA
- the LOC130741270 gene encoding RNA-binding protein Y14, with the protein MQGGGAAEGEALDFEPEDDDLMDEDGAPDADASPPHPKLKSAITSGAAPSLSAPKKTKGRGFRQETDTNRNNRLSGSDFDSLTTEGGPGPQRSIEGWIILVTGVHEEAQEDDLQNAFGEYGEIKNLHLNLDRRTGFVKGYALIEYERAEEAKNAIENLNGSELLTQNIYVDWAFSSGPINESIRRKNARPTRDRRSRSPRRRY; encoded by the exons ATGCAAGGAGGAGGCGCCGCCGAGGGAGAAGCTCTTGATTTCGAACCGGAGGACGATGACCTCATGGACGAGGACGGCGCTCCTGACGCCGACGCTTCTCCGCCTCACCCCAAGCTCAAATCCGCCATCACTTCCGGCGCTGCTCCCTCCCTCTCCGCCCCTAAAAAGACCAAGGGCCGTGGTTTCCGCCAGGAGACTGACACCAACCGCAACAACCGCCTCTCCGGCTCTGATTTCGACTCTCTCACCACCGAGGGTGGTCCTGGCCCTCAGAGAT CCATTGAAGGGTGGATTATTCTGGTCACTGGAGTTCACGAGGAAGCGCAAGAGGATGATTTGCAAAACGCCTTTGGTGAATACGGGGAGATTAAGAACCTGCATTTGAATCTCGATCGTCGCACTGGTTTCGTCAAA GGTTATGCACTGATTGAATATGAACGTGCTGAGGAAGCTAAAAATGCCATAGAGAATTTGAATGGATCTGAGCTTCTTACCCAAAACATTTATGTCGACTGGGCTTTCAGCAGTGGGCCTATTAATGAGTCAATCAGAAGAAAGAATGCTAG GCCAACTCGTGATCGGCGCTCCAGGAGCCCTCGCAGGAGATATTGA
- the LOC130741272 gene encoding porphobilinogen deaminase, chloroplastic-like → MNSLSPITLHAPFSTRYGRVSVKASIAVEQPTKLALIKIGTRGSPLALAQAYETRDKLIASHSELAEEGAIQIVIIKTTGDKILSQPLADIGGKGLFTKEIDEALLNGEIDIAVHSMKDVPTYLPDKTILPCNLPREDVRDAFISLSAASLADLPAGSVIGTASLRRKSQILHRYPSLNVQDNFRGNVQTRLKKLNEGVVKATLLALAGLKRLNMTENVTSTLSIEEMLPAVAQGAIGIACRSDDDKMAEYIASLNHEETRLAVVCERAFLLTLDGSCRTPIAGYASRNEDGNCLFRGLVASPDGTRVLETSRVGPYAVEDMIEMGKDAGKELLSRAGPNFFSS, encoded by the exons ATGAATTCCCTTTCTCCAATCACACTCCATGCCCCTTTCTCCACAAGATATGGCCGCGTTTCCGTCAAGGCCTCCATTGCTGTTGAGCAACCCACTAAGCTTGCTCTCATCAAAATTGGTACCAGAGGAAG TCCACTAGCTCTAGCTCAGGCTTATGAGACCAGAGACAAACTCATTGCATCACACTCAGAGCTAGCGGAAGAAGGGGCTATTCAGATTGTGATAATTAAAACAACAGGTGACAAAATACTCTCGCAACCGCTTGCAGATATTGGCGGGAAGGGCTTGTTCACCAAAGAAATAGATGAGGCGCTCTTAAACGGTGAAATTGACATTGCTGTCCATTCCATGAAGGACGTTCCTACTTACTTACCTGATAAAACAATTCTACCGTGCAACCTTCCGCGTGAGGATGTTAGAGATGCATTTATATCCTTGAGTGCAGCTTCGCTAGCTGATCTTCCCGCTGGAAGTGTCATTGGTACTGCTTCACTAAGACGGAAGTCTCAGATACTCCACAGATATCCATCTCTAAAT GTGCAAGATAATTTCCGGGGCAATGTCCAAACCAGGTTGAAAAAACTCAATGAGGGAGTTGTCAAAGCTACACTATTGGCATTAGCCGGACTCAAACGGTTAAATATGACAGAAAATGTTACTTCAACCCTCTCGATTGAAGAAATGCTTCCAGCTGTGGCCCAAGGCGCGATTGGAATAGCATGTAGAAGTGATGATGATAAAATG GCAGAATACATTGCATCATTGAACCATGAAGAAACAAGGCTGGCTGTGGTATGTGAAAGGGCCTTTCTTCTGACTTTGGATGGGTCTTGCCGCACCCCTATTGCAGGCTATGCTTCCAGAAACGAAGACGGAAATTGCTTATTTAGAGGATTGGTTGCTTCCCCGGATGGAACTCGTG TGCTGGAGACATCTAGGGTTGGTCCATATGCTGTTGAAGATATGATTGAGATGGGTAAGGATGCTGGCAAGGAGCTTCTTTCTCGAGCTGGACCTAACTTTTTCAGTAGTTAG